The region ATCCGGTCAGACCAGGGCGCATCTCAAGCCAGGCCTTCAAGTCGATTTCGCCGAAGAAAGGAAGCGTGATGCGCGGGTTTAGTTCGCGACCGATGTAGAAGTCGTAGATGATGCTTCCGGTGTGACCTCCCTGAGCTAGTTCTCGCAAGTCCTCGTTGCCGGATTTGACAGTGAAGCTTCGGACGTAGACGAACAGGGAGACGGCGTACGCAAAGATGATGTTGGCGGTTAGGAGCTGCAGGTAGTTTCTGTCAATGAAGGTCCAGACGGCAAAGTCTGCGCCGTAGATGAATGTTCCCACAGCGCATGCTCCTAGTTGAACCACAGTAGACGAGAATGCTATATGGAAGTAGATAGTTAGTATAGTTCTGCTTTGATGTGTGAAGCCTCCAACCAAGACATACCGTTGAACCGATATTTCAGGGGTCGCCCCGACTCTCGCAACTTGGTGCCGTATACCTCTGTAGCCGGAAGAATTCGATACAATGCCAAGCTTAGCAAATAGTATCCCATCATCCAGAGAGTTGCCTCCCAAGAAGCAAAGCCACGAATGCCATTTTCCGGCCAGGGGATTTGAGACTTTAGCGTCTCCCACGAGAGTGTGCGCAAGTTTAAGAGCGCAGGTGCCGGACAGCCAGTTACATCATTAcaggtgaagaagaaggcgtaCAAGAGGATTGGCAGGCCGAAGACgatggcagcagcaccagGGCTGGATGTGTGATATTAGCAATGCGTGCCAAAGAAAGGGGGTCATGGAGGCAAATCACTTACGGCCCGCCAAACTCGTACTTGGGTTTTGTAGATGCAGCTTTAGCCATGACTTTATTTCCAAATCAGCCTCCAATACGTCTGGAGGAATTTCTGTTGATTCTGAAAACAAGGCAGTCAACTAGATTCCGAAAACAAGCCAGTGAGTGAATCGGCGTTGCATGTCATCTTTATTCATGCTGGCAGGATTCGTTGTTTGCCAAATGAGGACCCACAAGAGTTTGCAACTTTCCTCACCCCATCCGGAATCCGGGAACCCGAACATCGCGTGTGGCTTGGACAAATTGGTGACGCATGGCCAGTGGTAAGAGAAAATGATACGTCTCGGAACCGTCGCTCCCGATTGATGGTAGGGTCGCAATTGGACTCATTTGCTCATTTGAGTGTGTCTTTAAGGTGTGGCGTTTCCGCCCGGATAAGCAAGTGCACACTCAGGTACATGCATCAACTTTATCCGGCATCTTCACCAATTCGAAACAAGTTCGTAGTTGGCTGCCCGAAAGTGTCAATCATCCAACCAGTTGGTGAAGGGGACGCGGCAGTTCAAGACACATCTCTGCCGTGGGAAAGGCTGCGCTTCCGCGGTAACCGACAATGCAAGTCCTTGCTACAATTGCAATGACCTATTGATGGCCAGTGCCATTTCTTGGACAGCCATCGACGGTTGTCGAAGAaactgctccgtactccTCTTGATGAACTGCTGGTCCTATGCTGTGAGATGTATGAGATGCGCTCAGGAGCTATCGGGCAGATGCACAGCTAACGTGAATTGAGCCTAATAAAACTCGACAGCTAAAGCCAGCATTACGACTTCAAAAGTTGAGGTCTTACAGACAGCCAATTTCGGCCTGTTTCCGGCGTGGAAAATGTCTGCATTCTGTCCATGTGACACATGACCAACGAGCAGGCTCAACTAGCGCATCAGATAAGATAAGATGATCACAAACTTTctcaccagccaagacaacCAGGCGATCAAAGCATGAGTTAATAAATCGGACACACAAAATCTTAATATGGAAGGACTAGCGATTTCTTGGCAACCACGTCTCCTGTAAACTAGCTACCGACTGGCCCAATGACTTGTTTCCCATCCCAGGCCGGGGGTTCTTAAAAATCTGGGCAAGCCACCAGATCTGCAGGTGAATACAATCCTTCAGAGCTGAATGTAGGCTTCACGGCATTGCCGGCGCCAAAGAAGTGCCCAGCATTCGACCCTTGGTGTACCTTGGCATGGGCGAAATCAGCGTGGTCGTACAACGCTGCCAAGACATTCTCGACCTTGAGCCCTTTGTTGGCTGGTGCATTTTTCGCACAGGACATGCACTAAACttggcggccaagaagaaaattgTTCATAAAGTGGAGGGTATGGCCTTGTGCCACGCGACAGTGTTGCATGGGCCCGAAGAAAGTCTTAAGTAGATAGTCCTGCCACTGCTTGAAACTAGTCGAAAATTGCACGACACTTGACTCTGTAGATATGTTTTTGCCCAAGATCTTTGCCCGTCCTGATGACGAGCCCCCCGTGCAGAGGGGGGCTTTGGAACCCAGTAATGAGAAAACGACGGACAACGAAACTCGAATAACTGCCCAGGCGAACGACGATGCTTCGTCTATTGAAGTTCAGGATGGGgtgctgaagatggaggCAGTCTCCCAAGTATGGAGCAGgaaccacatcatcatcgcaTATGTCTTGTAAGTACCCCAGATTGACAACGTGAATATCAGTGGAAATTAACAGATCAGCATCTGGATCATCTACTTTATGGACTCGATGCATTCAAGCATGTCATTCACACTCTCAGCATACGTCACCAGTTCATTCCAACAACACGGTCTCACCGCAACGACCAACGTTTTCGCCAACTTAATCGGCGGCCTCTTCAAGCTCCCGCTCGCCAAGATCCTCGACATCTGGGGCCGACCGCAAGGATTCGCTCTagtcgtcttcttcctggtAATAGGGCTCGTCATGATGGCGGCGTGTCAAAATGTCGAGACGTATGCGGCCGCGCAGGTCTTTTACTGGATCGGGTGAGTTCACGGCTTTTCACTTACAAAATAGTCAGAGCTGAGCAGAGTGTTTGCAGATTCAACGGCATAGCCTACACTTTGCAGGTCTTCATCGCAGACACATCTGATTTGAAGAACCGGGCTTTCTTTTTCGCAATGACAACGTCGCCGTTTCTGATTACCACCTGGGCGAGTGGTCCTGCGGCGAGTAGCTTTCTTACTGGCGCgggttggagatgggcgTTTGGAACGTTTTCCATTGTGGTGCCTGTGGTTTGCGCGCCGATTCTGCTCTTGTTTGTTTATAACTATTTCAAGGCGAAGAAAATGGATGTCTTGCCGGCGAAGCAGCCGAGCGGGCGGACTGCTTTCGAAACAGCAAAGTATTATTTTATCCAGTTTGATGTCGTGGGGTTGCTGTTAGCCGCAGCTGGTATGGCGCTGTTCCTGCTGCCGTTCAATATTTACCAGTTCCAGGCGCAGCAGTGGCGGTCGCCGATGATTattgccatggttgtggtggGTGTGGTTCTTCTCGTTATATTCGCCCTGTATGAGAAGTTCGTGGCACCAGTTCAGTTTATTCCCTATAAGTTGCTGGTTGACAGGACCGTCATGGGCGCATGTGTTTTGGGCGCCATCATCTTTGTCAGCTTTTATATCTGGAATGGCTTCTTTTCGTCGTTCCTCCAGGTGGTTGTTGGGCTGACGGTGACGGAAGCGACCTACGTTGGACGCATCTACAACATGGGAAGTTGTTTCTGGGCATTGGTTGTCGGTGGTATTATCCGATGGACTGGCCGTTTCAAATGGCTAGCTCTCTATTTTGGCGTGCCGCTCATGATTCTGGGGATTGGGCTCATGGTGCAGTTCCGCCAGCCCGGGGTTCATGTTGGGTACATTGTCATGTGCCAGATTTTCATCGCCTTATCTGGAGGCACGCTTGTCATTTGTGAACAAATGGCTGTCATGGCGTCAGTCTCCCACCAGCACGTTGCTGTTGTTCTGGCAATGCTGGCCATGTTCACGAGTATTGGAGGAGCGATTGGGTCCAGCGTCTCGGGGGCCATTTGGAATGGTGTTTTCCCCGACAAGATTGCTGAGTACCTCCCTCCAGAGACAAAGGACCAGGCGATGCTTATTGTCGGGAATCTGTCCAAGCAGCTTGAGTATCCTTGGGGCAGCCCGACCCGTATAGCTATCATGGATGCCTATGGAGCTGCTCAAAGGATCATGCTTATTTCTGCTACTGCGCTCGTCTGTTTCAGCttggttgctgttgttgtaTGGCGTGACATTAAAGTCAAGGACTTTGAtcaagagaagaagacaactgcatgatggaggatgaCCTCGGTTGGTGATTCTACTGGTGTTGCGATTGATAGCTGTGTGGCATGTGGTTGTGTCAGTATACTTAGCTTGAAGGAGGCATTCAACCCGTAGATTGGATTCTCTGGTACCTGGTAATACCGTCTCATGGTCAAATTGAAGATCTTTCAAGGGGTTGGTTGTGTTCTTCACAGTGCCTGACGGGCCAATGCGTCTTGCCCATTCTTGAACCTAGCCATGAAGCCGGATAACTTATCAGAAGACTCTGAGTTAGAGTAAGACTCTTCTGATTTATCTTGTTAGCACTCTTTGCAATGGAAAGACGCATCTCTAATGATGGATTTTATAGAAAATCAGTTTCTCTATGCTCGTATTTACCCATACGAAGCTGCATGTATGGCTGGAGTTCATGTGCGTCGGCAAGAGTGCCAGGGAAGCAGTCTATGGCTAGTTTGAAGCACCATGAACATTCTCATGAGGTAGTGGCAGTACCACGAGAGAATTAGAACAATACAGTACCTTTGACATAACACAAATTACGTCAATAATAGGTCTGTTCGTGCACTTGTGACGAAAACCACGAAGATGGTGGCTTGGGGACGAGTAAGACGCCTTGGTCCGTGTGTTTGTGAGCAGCAGCTGAGGATTGTCCGGATTTGGCAAGTAGAAAAGTCGTCTTAGGTCATAGAGCGAAGCATATTATCACAGAAGGGTAGCCCGGGCCAATTCATCTGGTCACCTTGTGCCGTATCCTAATGTCAAATGGTCAATGCCACTCTTGGTCCAACATTCAGCAAAAGCAGTCTCAGTCACCTCCGCCTTAGTAACCCAATATGAGAGTTCCATTTTGCGTATGAATCTTCCCTCAAATttgcccccccccccccccccccccatGACGATAGAATCGTCCAATATTCAGGTAGAGCAGACTGTTCAAGTGGGTTACGCTGAGTATTTCCTGGTGTCAAATGCCGAGGTATGCCAGACATCTCTGCCAATGTTACtcctgtcttgtcttttAATAAACTCGAGTCTTGTTGGCATTTGTTGGTAGTCATGGCTAAACAAACATTAATCTCCCAGAATTTCCTGTCCGACGTGGCCCTCGTTGTCGatccaaacaccaactaCAGCCTGGTTCTAGTCTACCTAGTCGAATCTGGCCGAGTCATCTCAAAGTCCAAGCTTGTCGAATTTCGCTCCAAGGTGCTAGAAAACGATGATGTTTTGCGTCCAGAGTTTTTCATCAACGTAGTTCTGTTTGGAGCCGACACAGCAGATGTATCTCTGGACACAGAAGCCCGTCAGCTCCTTGATGAATGGACGGGGAACTGGCAATTTCGTCTAGCAGTGGCGATGCTACATAGATAATAAAACCAGCTGTACCTAGACTTCTGGAAGCAAGTCACTGTGACTGCAATGATAATCGTCAATACCTTAATGCCTAAGACACACCTAGATTGACAAGTCCGAATTGCCCGTTCGATCCCTAGAGTCCTGGTCCTGAAAAGATGTCGAGCCCAACGTGAAGTCCTTCCTTCCTCAATGATCATGCAAAGCGGGCGCTAGCGGACACTAGCGGACGCTAGTAAGATTTGGGTGACAATAATGGACCTCCCGGCCGCCGGTCTTTCATCA is a window of Pochonia chlamydosporia 170 chromosome 5, whole genome shotgun sequence DNA encoding:
- a CDS encoding siderophore iron transporter (similar to Coccidioides immitis RS XP_001246923.1) — its product is MFLPKIFARPDDEPPVQRGALEPSNEKTTDNETRITAQANDDASSIEVQDGVLKMEAVSQVWSRNHIIIAYVFIWIIYFMDSMHSSMSFTLSAYVTSSFQQHGLTATTNVFANLIGGLFKLPLAKILDIWGRPQGFALVVFFLVIGLVMMAACQNVETYAAAQVFYWIGFNGIAYTLQVFIADTSDLKNRAFFFAMTTSPFLITTWASGPAASSFLTGAGWRWAFGTFSIVVPVVCAPILLLFVYNYFKAKKMDVLPAKQPSGRTAFETAKYYFIQFDVVGLLLAAAGMALFLLPFNIYQFQAQQWRSPMIIAMVVVGVVLLVIFALYEKFVAPVQFIPYKLLVDRTVMGACVLGAIIFVSFYIWNGFFSSFLQVVVGLTVTEATYVGRIYNMGSCFWALVVGGIIRWTGRFKWLALYFGVPLMILGIGLMVQFRQPGVHVGYIVMCQIFIALSGGTLVICEQMAVMASVSHQHVAVVLAMLAMFTSIGGAIGSSVSGAIWNGVFPDKIAEYLPPETKDQAMLIVGNLSKQLEYPWGSPTRIAIMDAYGAAQRIMLISATALVCFSLVAVVVWRDIKVKDFDQEKKTTA